One window from the genome of Hippoglossus hippoglossus isolate fHipHip1 chromosome 6, fHipHip1.pri, whole genome shotgun sequence encodes:
- the LOC117762626 gene encoding 60S ribosomal protein L4-like has translation MCRGGRMFAPTKTWRRWHRRINTTQKRYAICSALAASALPALVMSKGHRIEEIPEVPLVVEDKVEGYKKTKEAVLLLKKLKAWNDIKKVYSSQRMRAGKGKMRNRRRIQRKGPCIIYNQDAGVTKAFRNIPGITLQNVNKLNLLRLAPGGHVGRFCIWTESAFRKLDELYGTWRKPATLKLGYNLPMHKMTNTDLSRILKSEEIQKALCAPNKKINRRVLKKNPLKNLRIMLKLNPYAKTARRNAILKHDPSVRSASVQDGSKNLKCHHTAVLQTKFKLWN, from the exons ATGTGTCGTGGAGGTCGCATGTTTGCCCCCACTAAGACTTGGCGTCGCTGGCACCGCAGGATCAACACAACCCAGAAGCGTTATGCCATCTGCTCTGCCCTGGCAGCTTCTGCTCTTCCTGCACTTGTGATGTCCAAAG GACATCGCATTGAGGAAATCCCAGAGGTCCCACTGGTGGTTGAAGACAAAGTTGAGGGCTACAAGAAGACCAAGGAGGCTGTGCTCCTGCTGAAGAAGCTTAAAGCCTGGAATGATATCAAGAAG GTCTACTCCTCTCAGCGCATGCGTGCCGGTAAGGGTAAGATGAGGAACCGTCGAAGGATCCAACGCAAAGGGCCGTGCATCATCTACAACCAAGATGCTGGTGTCACCAAAGCCTTCAGAAATATCCCAG GCATCACTCTGCAGAACGTGAACAAACTGAACCTCCTGAGGCTCGCCCCTGGTGGTCACGTTGGACGCTTCTGCATCTGGACTGAGAGCGCTTTCCGCAAGCTGGATGAGCTGTATGGCACCTGGCGTAAACCCGCCACCCTTAAACTGGGCTACAA CCTCCCAATGCACAAGATGACCAACACAGACCTAAGCAGAATTCTTAAGAGTGAGGAGATCCAGAAAGCACTTTGTGCACCCAA CAAGAAGATCAACCGCAGAGTTCTGAAGAAGAATCCTCTGAAGAACTTGAGGATAATGCTCAAACTGAACCCTTACGCCAAGACAGCAAGACGTAATGCCATCCTCAAGCACGACCCTTCGGTAAGAAGTGCATCGGTTCAAGATGGAAGCAAAAATCTTAAATGTCATCACACTGCTGTCCTTCAAACAAAGTTTAAATTATGGAACTAA